Within the Thermanaeromonas toyohensis ToBE genome, the region CAGCCTGCCCTCTTCAGTATTGTTTACCTTTCCAATATAGGCATCTTCGGCAGTGCGGACCAGATCCATATTAATAGCGTCCATAACCCTTATGGCTCGAATCTTCTTCCATACTTCACTCTGCCCCTGGCGTAGAGTAACTAGGCTGTTTATCCCTCGTAAGGCCTTTACCTGGCGGCCATCATGGAAGAGTAAAAATACGCCGTTCTTTACCGCAGTTTCCATCTCTGACTTAGTCCAGCGCCTGGTAACATCATCGAAGGGAGTTACCACATACGTAGGCGATTCGCTTAACTTCTGCCCTGCGATAAGCCCAGCTACGTAAGCCGCTATTTGAGCTGAACTATAGCTTACTCCATCGAGAACGGCTCCCACACCTACGTTTACAACTCCCTCATGGTTCCAACTGGCGCTCCTGTTGACAGCTCTACTTACCGCATCCGAGGCCGTATCGTCGGCGTTGGAACCGCCCATTACTGCAATTATTCCCTTGCCCTCGCTCCTCACCCTGGAGACCCAGGAAACAACACTGGATTGAATACTGGCATCGGTAAGACCGTCAAGCGTAAGCAGATTAAATTCCTGAGTTTCAAAAGCCGTTAAAGCGTTGGTATAGTCTGCCGCTGCAATGGCCGCAATTCCTGAGTTACCTCCGGCCATCGCCACGCCGGAGACATCAGCTAGAGTACCGTTGCCATCAGCTAGCTTGGTAGCTACAATCCACTTATTGCCAGTATCGTTGTTGATTGCGTTTACTGCCGCATCAATGGTACCGCTGGTAAAAGTAAAGGTTCTAAGGAGCGTAGTCCCTTCGTAAAGCAGGATATCCTTCTTAGTGCTGTCTACGGGGTTGACCCGCACGGTCACCTTGAAGTTGTTGCCCCTGGCACCGGGATATTTTGCATCAAGCCGCAGTACTGCTACAGGAGTGGCCGAGGTATCGTTCAGAGTTACAGTAGCTGCCGCAGCGTTAGCGTCCGCTATGCGATAGGCCAGAACCTTCTTTGCTCCACCTAAGAGTGCCAGGCGTAGGGTGGTATAAGCAGTAGCTCCGCCTGATTCATCTGCAGTGTAAACATCAATTATACCTGCTTCACTTGTTATCTCCACGAATTGCCGCACTGGGCCCCAATGCGCCTTAACCGGAGCTATAACTACTCCTCGTGCCCCGGCTCGTATAGAAGCCAAAGCCGCCGAGACAAAGTTGATGTACAACCCTGGAAGCACGGGTACTTCAGTAGGGCTCCAAGTACCTCCTGCCATTAGCTAACCCTCCTTTCAAGGAAAGCCTTTATAAGCTGCCTCATTTCGTCTATAGTAAACTCTTTCCGGTCATTCCCATATAGGGCTCCCGCTAAGACCTCCGGTTTCACGCCAAAGAGGACTTCAGCGTTAGATATTAACTCCTCTCGGGAATATTTGGGATTAGTTTCTGTTGCCTTAGGCATCACCGTTCACTCTCCCCTACTCAAGCGTTCCAGTAGTATGCACACCGGCAATCAGCGGCTCTGCCTGGCTCAATTTAGTAGCCAACACATTGATAGCGCCAACTTTCCATACCGATATGTTTAGCGTGTGTCCGATGTACTGAATATCTCCGGTAGAAATAACGGGCTCCCCAGCTTCTACCGCTAGCCCGTGGCAGAGCCCTCCCAAGTCAGCCTTATTCCGTAACGCCGCTAAAATAGAAGGGACCAGACTTTTCATCTGGTCCCACGATCTCTGCACAGTCTTTGTGTCCAGCGGCCAGACCACTGTGGCCTTCCACTTGAGCGTTATCCTGCCAATTTCGTTGTTTAGTAGCCGCTGGTCGAACCCATCATACACAAGAAAAACCGCTGGCAGATCCCGGCCCACTTCGTTAACGGGGTAATTCACCACTCTCTTGATCCCCGTTACCCCGGCCAAGATCTGCGCCAATGCACCTTCTATCTCCTGAATCATGGTAGCCACCTACTTTTTCAGTTCAGCCCGCCTAACATAATACGCCAGCACCTTCGCTATCCTCGGTTTCACTTCTTCTAGGGCATCACGCAAGTACCTGCGCGGGGCCGTACCCCTCTTGGCAATCTTCGCTCGTACCAGAAAAGTTACCCGGTCGACCTCTTTGTTTG harbors:
- a CDS encoding phage tail sheath subtilisin-like domain-containing protein; translation: MAGGTWSPTEVPVLPGLYINFVSAALASIRAGARGVVIAPVKAHWGPVRQFVEITSEAGIIDVYTADESGGATAYTTLRLALLGGAKKVLAYRIADANAAAATVTLNDTSATPVAVLRLDAKYPGARGNNFKVTVRVNPVDSTKKDILLYEGTTLLRTFTFTSGTIDAAVNAINNDTGNKWIVATKLADGNGTLADVSGVAMAGGNSGIAAIAAADYTNALTAFETQEFNLLTLDGLTDASIQSSVVSWVSRVRSEGKGIIAVMGGSNADDTASDAVSRAVNRSASWNHEGVVNVGVGAVLDGVSYSSAQIAAYVAGLIAGQKLSESPTYVVTPFDDVTRRWTKSEMETAVKNGVFLLFHDGRQVKALRGINSLVTLRQGQSEVWKKIRAIRVMDAINMDLVRTAEDAYIGKVNNTEEGRLALVGACKQYMQTLAQGGVIEPTGWDVYLDPDYYGPNAIYTPAPDQVYLKWQARLTDAMEIILGTFIVK